The genomic window GCGCTAAGGGCTAACTAACAGCTAAGAGGCGAGGGGAAGACGTATGGTAAACCGCGTACCTTCGCCTGGTACCGACTCAACGTCAATTTCACCTTGGTGGTGCTCTTTAATTATAAAATAAGATACGCTCAAACCTAGCCCGGTGCCTTTGCCTACTTCCTTAGTGGTAAAAAACGGGTTAAAAATCTGCCTTTTTACATTGTCTGGCATCCCAGGCCCGTTGTCTTCCACGGTTATCACCACCCAGCCCCCACAGCGTTTGGTTTGAATGTGGATTTGAGGTTGCAGGGGGGCGCCGTATTCTTCCGATCGAAAAGCTTGCGCAGCATTGAGCAGTAAGTTGAGTATAACTTGCTGAATCTCGGTTGCCGCAGCGTAAATTAAAGGTAAGTTTTCTTCTAAGTCACAATGGATGTCGGGTAGCTCAATGCCTGCTGGCGTTTCAAGCTTAAAGGTATTTTGCGCGAGCTGCAGTGAATGGGTGAGTAATTTGTTTAGGTCTGTCGCCGCTTTTTGATTGGTGGTGCGAGAAAACTCAAGCATGCTTTTTACTATGTCTGCCGCCCGTGTTCCCGCATCGCGAATATCCCCTAACAGCTGAAAAATATCGCGGCTACGGCAGTATGTATCCAGCGCATTCAAGTCTATATTCGCCTGCAGGGCTTTTTCTTGGTTGGCTGGCAACGTAGGGCTTACTCTGCGTTCGATGTTTTGCACGTTATTCAATATAACGGCTAAAGGATTGTTTATCTCATGGGCCAAGCCGGCGGCTAACTCTCCGAGACTCATTAATTTTTCGTTTTGAACCATCATTTTTTCTACGCGCACACGCGAGGTTACATCTTCCAGCAACAATACCGCTCCCGCGAGCGCGCGGTTTTGCGGCGATGGGCTTGAGCTATCTAATTCTTTAAGAGGGTAGACTTTTATATCTAGGTAACGTTCTTCGGCGGCTTCCCCTACAGATACGTTCTCTTGCCTAAATGGCTCGCCGGTATCTATACAGGTGGCTACAGTGCCAATGGAAACAGGCAGGTTGGGAAAAACATCGGTCACTTTAGCGCCCATCACCATTTCTGCGCTTAAGCCGCTGGTTTCTGCTGCGGCGCGGTTCCAGTGGGTAACGTAGCCATCGCGGGTAACGCCAATCAGTACTGAATCTATGGAATTAACCACACTGTGAATGTAGCGCTGTGTTTTGCGCAAGAGGTCTTCGGTTGCTTGGTGTCGTTCTATCTCTCGCCAGAGCTGTTCTTTTGTTTTGGCGAGTTGTTCTGGGGCTATTTGCTCACCGGCAAGCGTGTTGTCTTTTTTCTTCTTTAGCCAAAACCAAACTATTCCAATTGTTTGTACCGCTATTGCCACACAGAGGGCAATAACTAAGCAGCGAAACAGTTCGGCGGTATCCATTCCTGTATCCTAGAGAGTGTTTTTTTGATTGTAATCGATTGTTGTGACTATCTTAGGTGGAGTAGGCGTCTGCGTCTAGGTGCAATGGTTAGGGAAGGTGAATGGGGTTGTGTGGTTGTAAATTGGGCATTGCGATAGGCTTTTAGTCAGGTTGTGCAAAGAATAGCTAGGTTTAAAATTTATTGAAAAAAGTGGCGTAAAAAATTTGACATAGGAAGCAAATCCGGTAGAATGCGCAGCTCTCGACGGACGGGTGGTTAGCTCAGTTGGTAGAGCGGCGCCCTTACAAGGCGTAGGTCACAGGTTCGACCCCTGTACCACCCACCACTCTTACTTGTGATGTGACAAGGGTAGTGAGTTAGTTCGAGAAATGCGGCCCGGTAGTTCAGTTGGTTAGAATGCCGGCCTGTCACGCCGGAGGTCGAGGGTTCAAGTCCCTTCCGGGTCGCCATATACTAAAAGCCTTACTCGCAAGAGTAGGGCTTTTTTTATGCCTACTTTTTATGTATTTGCCTATCTAACTTCTCACTATTTGCTCTTTTCTCGCGTTTACTTGCTGTTATTGTCAAATTAAGTTCACACTTTGAGCCTAATATGGCGCCGTTGATAGTAGTTTTGCTGCTTTAAGTAAGCAAGTGCTTTAAATTGAACTATTATTGATTTCAATGTTCTTATAACTTAATGCTGATTTTAGCTAAGAGCATTGCAGGCTCGTGTAGAGAGTAACTACGCGAATAAACTTCACTAAATAAGGAGATCACTATGCAAGACTATATAGAAGAGCTTCTAGATGCACCGTTATACCTATTGGATGACGAGCAAGATCTAGATGACTACCTTGATGAATGCGCTGACCTTTAATAAGTCAGCGCTTTAGATATTTGTAATTTCCCCTCTATTTATTTACCTCCTGAAGTACCTTTTTGACACTTCCTTCGGTTTTTACTCAATTCTTCCTCAAATTGTGCTTTTAATAGCCACTTCAAAGATAAATCGATATTGATATAATTCAATTTTCTAAGCATTGAAAGGCGCGTCACAGCCTGAGAACTTCGAGTGGTTAATAATGTGTTTATGGGCAATAGTGGTATTACTATTTGTCTGCATGTGATTGCCGATTGAATGCATTTATTATTTTAGGCGTGTGCGCCTAGGCCGACTTGGAATCTATACGTGATATTTGACCACGATGAACTTGCTAGTGCTATTTTCTTGTTTGATAGGCAAGGTGGTTTATTGCGTGAAATG from Saccharophagus degradans 2-40 includes these protein-coding regions:
- a CDS encoding two-component system sensor histidine kinase NtrB, with protein sequence MDTAELFRCLVIALCVAIAVQTIGIVWFWLKKKKDNTLAGEQIAPEQLAKTKEQLWREIERHQATEDLLRKTQRYIHSVVNSIDSVLIGVTRDGYVTHWNRAAAETSGLSAEMVMGAKVTDVFPNLPVSIGTVATCIDTGEPFRQENVSVGEAAEERYLDIKVYPLKELDSSSPSPQNRALAGAVLLLEDVTSRVRVEKMMVQNEKLMSLGELAAGLAHEINNPLAVILNNVQNIERRVSPTLPANQEKALQANIDLNALDTYCRSRDIFQLLGDIRDAGTRAADIVKSMLEFSRTTNQKAATDLNKLLTHSLQLAQNTFKLETPAGIELPDIHCDLEENLPLIYAAATEIQQVILNLLLNAAQAFRSEEYGAPLQPQIHIQTKRCGGWVVITVEDNGPGMPDNVKRQIFNPFFTTKEVGKGTGLGLSVSYFIIKEHHQGEIDVESVPGEGTRFTIRLPLAS